From a region of the Panicum virgatum strain AP13 chromosome 2K, P.virgatum_v5, whole genome shotgun sequence genome:
- the LOC120674737 gene encoding ubiquitin-conjugating enzyme E2 variant 1C-like gives MTPGSSAAGSGVVVPRNFRLLEELERGEKGIGDGTVSYGMDDADDIYMRSWTGTIIGPHNTVHEGRIYQLKLFCDKDYPEKSPSVRFHSRINMTCVNHETGVVDPKKFSVLANWQREYTMEYILTQLKKEMASPHNRKLVQPPEGTFF, from the exons ATGACGCCAggaagctccgccgccggatcGGGCGTCGTCG TTCCTCGGAACTTCAGACTGCTAGAAGAGCTTGAGCGTGGGGAGAAGGGCATTGGAGATGGTACAGTGAGCTATGGCATGGATGATGCAGATGACATCTACATGAGATCGTGGACTGGCACTATCATTGGCCCACATAAT ACCGTCCATGAGGGTCGCATCTACCAGCTGAAGTTGTTCTGTGACAAGGACTACCCTGAGAAGTCACCATCTGTTAGATTTCATTCAAGAATAAACATGACATGTGTTAATCATGAGACTGGAGTG GTTGACCCAAAGAAGTTCAGTGTACTGGCTAACTGGCAGCGGGAGTACACAATGGAGTACATTCTGACCCAGCTCAAGAAAGAGATGGCCTCCCCACATAACCGCAAACTAGTGCAGCCTCCAGAAGGAACATTCTTCTGA
- the LOC120674784 gene encoding phosphoenolpyruvate/phosphate translocator 1, chloroplastic-like: MQSAAAIGLVRPCAARPLAACPSHRRYGAGAGHNPVLPARALRLSARAGLVPASPLEEEEKRRCRDVAASASAAAAAQGGGEEAGGGLMKTLQLGALFGLWYLFNIYFNIYNKQVLKVLPYPINITTVQFTVGTAIALFMWITGILKRPKISGAQLLAILPLAIVHTMGNLFTNMSLGKVAVSFTHTIKAMEPFFSVLLSAIFLGELPTPWVVLSLVPIVGGVALASLTEASFNWAGFWSAMASNVTFQSRNVLSKKLMVKKEESLDNINLFSIITVMSFFLLAPVTLLTEGVKVSPAVLQSAGLNLKQVYTRSLIAAFCFHAYQQVSYMILARVSPVTHSVGNCVKRVVVIVTSVLFFRTPVSPVNSLGTGVALAGVFLYSQLKRLKPKPKAA; the protein is encoded by the exons ATGCAGAGCGCGGCGGCCATCGGGCTAGTCCGGCCATGCGCCGCGCGGCCGCTCGCCGCTTGCCCTAGCCACCGCCGCTATGGAGCCGGCGCCGGACACAATCCGGTCCTCCCGGCGCGCGCCCTCCGCCTCTCCGCCCGCGCCGGGCTCGTGCCGGCCTCGCCGcttgaggaggaggagaagcggaGATGCAGGGAcgtggcggcgtcggcgtcggcggcggccgcggcgcaggGGGGCGGGGAGGAAGCCGGAGGAGGGCTGATGAAGACGTTGCAGCTGGGGGCGCTCTTCGGCCTCTGGTACCTCTTCAACATCTACTTCAACATCTACAACAAGCAG GTTCTGAAGGTTTTGCCGTACCCTATAAACATCACAACTGTGCAGTTTACTGTTGGAACTGCCATTGCTTTGTTCATGTGGATCACTGGTATCCTTAAAAGACCAAAGATTTCTGGTGCCCAG CTTCTCGCTATCCTTCCTCTGGCTATTGTCCACACCATGGGCAATCTTTTCACAAACATGAGCCTTGGAAAGGTTGCAGTGTCATTTACACATACTATCAAGGCCATGGAGCCTTTCTTCTCAGTCCTCCTTTCAGCAATCTTCCTTGGTGAG TTGCCTACTCCTTGGGTTGTATTGTCTCTTGTTCCCATCGTTGGTGGTGTGGCTTTGGCATCTCTTACTGAGGCTTCCTTTAACTG GGCTGGCTTTTGGAGTGCAATGGCTTCAAATGTAACCTTCCAGTCAAGGAATGTGCTAAGCAAGAAGCTTATGGTGAAGAAAGAg GAATCTCTGGACAACATTAATCTTTTCTCAATCATTACAGTCATGTCATTCTTCCTCTTGGCCCCAGTAACCTTACTAACAGAGGGTGTCAAAGTCAGTCCTGCAGTCTTGCAGTCTGCT GGCTTGAACTTAAAACAGGTCTACACGAGGTCGCTGATTGCTGCATTCTGCTTCCATGCATACCAACAG GTGTCATACATGATCCTCGCTAGGGTGTCCCCAGTCACCCATTCAGTGGGCAACTGCGTCAAGCGTGTGGTGGTCATTGTGACTTCCGTTCTGTTCTTCAGGACCCCTGTTTCTCCTGTCAACTCTCTAG GTACCGGGGTTGCCCTCGCAGGAGTCTTCCTGTACTCGCAACTGAAGAGGCTTAAGCCCAAGCCCAAGGCTGCTTAA
- the LOC120696016 gene encoding sugar transport protein MST6-like isoform X2 gives MAGGAAVAPGGRRQDYPGGLTPFVFMACLVAATGGLIFGYDIGISGGVTSMDPFLVRFFPSVYLKQAAAADGGSQYCKFDSQLLTLFTSSLYVAALIASLLAASVTRRVLLGVGVGFANQSVPVYLSEMAPARMRGMLNNGFQLMITLGILLANLINYGADRIAGGWGWRLSLALAAVPAAVITVGSVFLPDTPNSLLERGRPEEARRMLRRVRGTDDVSAEFDDLVAAGEASRAVSRPWRDILRRKHRPQLVMAVAIPLFQQLTGINVIMFYAPVLFKTLGFGGSASLMSAVITGLVNLASTFVSVFTVDRVGRRALLLEGGAQMLAGQLAVGALIGAKFGWSGVATIPPGYAAAVVVVMCAYVAGFAWSWGPLAWLVPSEVMPLEVRPAGQSITVAVNMLMTFAVAQAFLPMLCRLKFVLFFFFAACVVVMTLFVAFFLPETKGVPIEDMAGVWKAHWYWKRFVDDGEDADGKGDVEMGIVV, from the exons ATGGCGGGCGGCGCAGCCGTGGcgccgggcgggcggcggcaggacTACCCCGGCGGGTTGACCCCGTTCGTGTTCATGGCGTGCCTGGTGGCGGCCACGGGCGGGCTCATCTTCGGCTACGACATCGGCATCTCCGGCGGCGTCACGTCCATGGACCCCTTCCTCGTCCGCTTCTTCCCGTCCGTGTACCtgaagcaggcggcggcggcggacggcggcagcCAGTACTGCAAGTTCGACAGCCAGCTGCTGACGCTCTTTACCTCCTCGCTCTACGTCGCCGCGCTCATCGCCTCGCTGCTCGCGGCGTCCgtcaccc GCCGCGTGCTGCTGGGGGTCGGCGTCGGCTTCGCCAACCAGAGCGTGCCCGTCTACCTGTCGGAGATGGCGCCGGCGCGGATGCGCGGCATGCTCAACAACGGCTTCCAGCTCATGATCACGCTCGGCATCCTCCTGGCCAACCTCATCAACTACGGCGCCGACAGGATCGCCGGCGGGTGGGGCTGGCGCCTCagcctcgcgctcgccgccgtccccgccgccgtcatcaccgtcggctccgtGTTCCTCCCGGACACGCCCAACTCCCTCCTGGAGCGCGGGCGCCCCGAGGAGGCCCGGCGGATGCTGCGGCGCGTGCGCGGCACCGACGACGTGTCCGCCGAGTTCGACGAtctggtggccgccggcgaggcgtcCAGGGCCGTGTCGCGCCCGTGGCGCGACATCCTCCGCCGCAAGCACCGGCCCCAGCTGGTGATGGCGGTGGCGATCCCGCTGTTCCAGCAGCTCACGGGCATCAACGTCATCATGTTCTACGCGCCCGTGCTCTTCAAGACGCTGGGCTTCGGCGGCAGCGCGTCGCTCATGTCGGCGGTGATCACCGGCCTCGTCAACCTCGCCTCCACCTTCGTCTCGGTGTTCACCGTGGACCGCGTCGGCCGGCGCGCGCTGCTCCTGGAGGGCGGCGCCCAGATGCTGGCGGGGCAGCTGGCCGTGGGCGCCCTCATCGGAGCCAAGTTCGGGTGGAGCGGCGTGGCGACCATCCCGCCGGGGTacgcggcggccgtggtggtggtgatgtgCGCCTACGTGGCCGGCTTCGCGTGGTCGTGGGGCCCGCTGGCGTGGCTGGTGCCCAGCGAGGTGATGCCGCTGGAGGTGCGGCCGGCGGGGCAGAGCATCACCGTCGCCGTCAACATGCTCATGACCTTCGCCGTCGCGCAGGCCTTCCTGCCCATGCTGTGCCGCCTCAAGTtcgtgctcttcttcttcttcgccgcctGCGTCGTCGTCATGACGCTCTTCGTCGCCTTCTTCCTGCCGGAGACCAAGGGCGTGCCCATCGAGGACATGGCCGGCGTCTGGAAGGCGCATTGGTACTGGAAGCGGTTtgtcgacgacggcgaggacgccgacggCAAGGGGGACGTCGAGATGGGTATAGTAGTTTAG
- the LOC120696016 gene encoding sugar transport protein MST6-like isoform X1, which yields MAGGAAVAPGGRRQDYPGGLTPFVFMACLVAATGGLIFGYDIGISGGVTSMDPFLVRFFPSVYLKQAAAADGGSQYCKFDSQLLTLFTSSLYVAALIASLLAASVTRAAGRKWSMFYGGVTFLAGCVLNGAAMNVTMLILGRVLLGVGVGFANQSVPVYLSEMAPARMRGMLNNGFQLMITLGILLANLINYGADRIAGGWGWRLSLALAAVPAAVITVGSVFLPDTPNSLLERGRPEEARRMLRRVRGTDDVSAEFDDLVAAGEASRAVSRPWRDILRRKHRPQLVMAVAIPLFQQLTGINVIMFYAPVLFKTLGFGGSASLMSAVITGLVNLASTFVSVFTVDRVGRRALLLEGGAQMLAGQLAVGALIGAKFGWSGVATIPPGYAAAVVVVMCAYVAGFAWSWGPLAWLVPSEVMPLEVRPAGQSITVAVNMLMTFAVAQAFLPMLCRLKFVLFFFFAACVVVMTLFVAFFLPETKGVPIEDMAGVWKAHWYWKRFVDDGEDADGKGDVEMGIVV from the coding sequence ATGGCGGGCGGCGCAGCCGTGGcgccgggcgggcggcggcaggacTACCCCGGCGGGTTGACCCCGTTCGTGTTCATGGCGTGCCTGGTGGCGGCCACGGGCGGGCTCATCTTCGGCTACGACATCGGCATCTCCGGCGGCGTCACGTCCATGGACCCCTTCCTCGTCCGCTTCTTCCCGTCCGTGTACCtgaagcaggcggcggcggcggacggcggcagcCAGTACTGCAAGTTCGACAGCCAGCTGCTGACGCTCTTTACCTCCTCGCTCTACGTCGCCGCGCTCATCGCCTCGCTGCTCGCGGCGTCCgtcacccgcgccgccggccgcaagTGGTCCATGTTCTACGGCGGGGTCACCTTCCTCGCTGGGTGCGTGCtcaacggcgccgccatgaacgTGACCATGCTCATCCTGGGCCGCGTGCTGCTGGGGGTCGGCGTCGGCTTCGCCAACCAGAGCGTGCCCGTCTACCTGTCGGAGATGGCGCCGGCGCGGATGCGCGGCATGCTCAACAACGGCTTCCAGCTCATGATCACGCTCGGCATCCTCCTGGCCAACCTCATCAACTACGGCGCCGACAGGATCGCCGGCGGGTGGGGCTGGCGCCTCagcctcgcgctcgccgccgtccccgccgccgtcatcaccgtcggctccgtGTTCCTCCCGGACACGCCCAACTCCCTCCTGGAGCGCGGGCGCCCCGAGGAGGCCCGGCGGATGCTGCGGCGCGTGCGCGGCACCGACGACGTGTCCGCCGAGTTCGACGAtctggtggccgccggcgaggcgtcCAGGGCCGTGTCGCGCCCGTGGCGCGACATCCTCCGCCGCAAGCACCGGCCCCAGCTGGTGATGGCGGTGGCGATCCCGCTGTTCCAGCAGCTCACGGGCATCAACGTCATCATGTTCTACGCGCCCGTGCTCTTCAAGACGCTGGGCTTCGGCGGCAGCGCGTCGCTCATGTCGGCGGTGATCACCGGCCTCGTCAACCTCGCCTCCACCTTCGTCTCGGTGTTCACCGTGGACCGCGTCGGCCGGCGCGCGCTGCTCCTGGAGGGCGGCGCCCAGATGCTGGCGGGGCAGCTGGCCGTGGGCGCCCTCATCGGAGCCAAGTTCGGGTGGAGCGGCGTGGCGACCATCCCGCCGGGGTacgcggcggccgtggtggtggtgatgtgCGCCTACGTGGCCGGCTTCGCGTGGTCGTGGGGCCCGCTGGCGTGGCTGGTGCCCAGCGAGGTGATGCCGCTGGAGGTGCGGCCGGCGGGGCAGAGCATCACCGTCGCCGTCAACATGCTCATGACCTTCGCCGTCGCGCAGGCCTTCCTGCCCATGCTGTGCCGCCTCAAGTtcgtgctcttcttcttcttcgccgcctGCGTCGTCGTCATGACGCTCTTCGTCGCCTTCTTCCTGCCGGAGACCAAGGGCGTGCCCATCGAGGACATGGCCGGCGTCTGGAAGGCGCATTGGTACTGGAAGCGGTTtgtcgacgacggcgaggacgccgacggCAAGGGGGACGTCGAGATGGGTATAGTAGTTTAG